A window from Culex pipiens pallens isolate TS chromosome 3, TS_CPP_V2, whole genome shotgun sequence encodes these proteins:
- the LOC120423030 gene encoding brachyurin-like: MKSSIIFVAVLALASAEWIDIDWSQVRPIEDFDHYWARLPAKLQYLRKLQPDRRVTFGQEATPGQFPYQAVVLISVPGGTALCGGSILSKNYILTAAHCVVDATGGTVIVGAHNYATYEPSQQRIAFGLSGIQYHSGYNPEIVRNDVATIRLNSPLTLNDRVKAVRLPASGDYRQFAGATGTVSGHGRTESGSTSNVLRFTSNPILSQQECLDYWQWPEIIEAQNVCLDGVDGRSACNGDSGGPLTVVDAGSSIQVGIVSFGNGYGCTLGTPSVFARVTYFKDWILQHSDVQQ; the protein is encoded by the coding sequence ATGAAGAGTTCGATTATTTTTGTTGCCGTTTTAGCGCTAGCCAGCGCGGAGTGGATCGATATCGATTGGTCCCAGGTCCGGCCAATCGAGGACTTTGATCACTACTGGGCTCGCCTCCCAGCTAAGCTGCAATACCTGCGTAAACTGCAACCGGATCGTAGAGTCACGTTCGGCCAGGAAGCTACTCCCGGTCAGTTTCCGTACCAGGCCGTTGTGCTGATCTCCGTACCGGGAGGTACTGCTCTGTGTGGAGGATCAATTCTGTCCAAGAACTACATTCTGACTGCTGCTCACTGCGTCGTTGATGCTACTGGAGGAACTGTCATCGTGGGAGCCCACAATTATGCGACTTATGAACCATCTCAACAAAGGATCGCTTTTGGACTGAGTGGAATTCAGTATCATTCAGGGTACAACCCGGAGATTGTGCGAAATGATGTGGCCACCATTCGCTTGAACAGTCCATTAACATTGAACGATCGCGTTAAGGCAGTGCGTCTTCCTGCTTCAGGAGACTATCGACAGTTTGCGGGAGCGACAGGAACCGTTTCCGGTCATGGAAGGACGGAAAGTGGTTCTACTTCTAATGTCCTCAGATTCACTTCCAATCCGATCTTGAGTCAGCAGGAATGCTTGGACTATTGGCAATGGCCGGAAATTATCGAGGCCCAGAACGTCTGTCTGGATGGTGTTGATGGCCGGTCGGCGTGTAATGGCGATTCCGGTGGTCCTCTCACTGTAGTAGATGCTGGTAGCAGTATACAGGTCGGTATTGTCTCGTTTGGAAATGGTTATGGTTGTACCCTCGGAACTCCTTCGGTATTCGCCCGCGTGACTTATTTCAAGGATTGGATCCTGCAGCACTCGGATGTGCAgcaataa